A window of the Gossypium hirsutum isolate 1008001.06 chromosome A05, Gossypium_hirsutum_v2.1, whole genome shotgun sequence genome harbors these coding sequences:
- the LOC107957302 gene encoding uncharacterized protein isoform X2 — MAISLSSVFGFNLKYVSRSCIGGASVLKANPSVSPFQMYGSGGRVHQKRRGLCLSVEDRDRLVANSSIKDSGDAEKLVSDDRVLAVNPPSLDNESRSPTSEPSNGSMVSSTPMQEASSPPNIQTTTKKVSLTAKERLRAARVLSRYAESKSSKSEMGSNVLDAMRESDKGKKRSRLPEAPTNLFDDSKRGMPKQGLTFQFPGGNDLLVIIFSVVFISTVMFTTTYIVWKVGAIHFNEY, encoded by the exons ATGGCTATCTCTCTAAGTTCAGTGTTCGGGTTTAATTTAAAG TATGTCTCGAGATCCTGTATTGGAGGAGCTTCAGTACTTAAGGCCAACCCCAGTGTATCTCCCTTTCAAATGTATGGCTCGGGGGGACGTGTACACCAAAAAAGAAGGGGCTTATGTCTTTCAGTTGAAGACAGAGACCGACTAGTCGCGAATAGCAGCATAAAGGATTCTGGTGATGCTGAGAAGCTGGTTTCTGATGATCGAGTTTTGGCCGTGAATCCCCCATCATTGGATAATGAATCGCGCTCCCCTACCTCTGAGCCTAGTAATGGTTCAATGGTTTCTTCAACTCCGATGCAGGAGGCCTCATCACCTCCAAATATACAGACCACAACAAAAAAAGTATCTCTAACGGCTAAAGAAAGATTAAGGGCAGCTCGGGTTCTAAGCCGTTATGCAGAGTCAAAGTCATCTAAATCAGAGATGGGAAGTAATGTACTGGATGCTATGAGGGAAAGTGATAAGGGGAAAAAGAGATCTCGGCTTCCCGAAGCGCCTACAAATTTGTTCGATGACAGCAAACGAGGAATGCCAAAGCAAGGCCTTACTTTTCAGTTTCCGGGGGGAAATGATCTCCTTGTAATCATCTTTTCGGTCGTTTTTATCAGCACGGTAATGTTCACGACAACTTACATAGTATGGAAAGTTGGAGCCATACATTTTAATGAGTATTAA
- the LOC107957302 gene encoding uncharacterized protein isoform X1, translating to MAISLSSVFGFNLKQYVSRSCIGGASVLKANPSVSPFQMYGSGGRVHQKRRGLCLSVEDRDRLVANSSIKDSGDAEKLVSDDRVLAVNPPSLDNESRSPTSEPSNGSMVSSTPMQEASSPPNIQTTTKKVSLTAKERLRAARVLSRYAESKSSKSEMGSNVLDAMRESDKGKKRSRLPEAPTNLFDDSKRGMPKQGLTFQFPGGNDLLVIIFSVVFISTVMFTTTYIVWKVGAIHFNEY from the exons ATGGCTATCTCTCTAAGTTCAGTGTTCGGGTTTAATTTAAAG CAGTATGTCTCGAGATCCTGTATTGGAGGAGCTTCAGTACTTAAGGCCAACCCCAGTGTATCTCCCTTTCAAATGTATGGCTCGGGGGGACGTGTACACCAAAAAAGAAGGGGCTTATGTCTTTCAGTTGAAGACAGAGACCGACTAGTCGCGAATAGCAGCATAAAGGATTCTGGTGATGCTGAGAAGCTGGTTTCTGATGATCGAGTTTTGGCCGTGAATCCCCCATCATTGGATAATGAATCGCGCTCCCCTACCTCTGAGCCTAGTAATGGTTCAATGGTTTCTTCAACTCCGATGCAGGAGGCCTCATCACCTCCAAATATACAGACCACAACAAAAAAAGTATCTCTAACGGCTAAAGAAAGATTAAGGGCAGCTCGGGTTCTAAGCCGTTATGCAGAGTCAAAGTCATCTAAATCAGAGATGGGAAGTAATGTACTGGATGCTATGAGGGAAAGTGATAAGGGGAAAAAGAGATCTCGGCTTCCCGAAGCGCCTACAAATTTGTTCGATGACAGCAAACGAGGAATGCCAAAGCAAGGCCTTACTTTTCAGTTTCCGGGGGGAAATGATCTCCTTGTAATCATCTTTTCGGTCGTTTTTATCAGCACGGTAATGTTCACGACAACTTACATAGTATGGAAAGTTGGAGCCATACATTTTAATGAGTATTAA